Proteins from a single region of Penaeus monodon isolate SGIC_2016 chromosome 29, NSTDA_Pmon_1, whole genome shotgun sequence:
- the LOC119591832 gene encoding uncharacterized protein LOC119591832, which produces MWPNMIILLLLKLASSVTATTAVTESSSYCIFNGKTYLTEELLVDNCLNLICVGDTWYPTGYASSTCSMCSLRNDPHFTGFSGLTYDFHGILEYYIAMNIDTYGVTGDFYQCNALASCLDIITYKDGVDTMITFDKDDGNTILVNGDPFTVTNVVQNVESADGVVHPVLAWKQGLCIRVVGTRGIALSFCIHDMYVWAENAILGDLDGLCFGGRAFGAANPKRNFQKLPVSQQQINEWGESLLVSGNIIGPLETTTAVSIPGTCDAETEQDLLLQCLDLFSDMSFSQISLSHDLYQTAVGFCAVDLCLMTLSNATQTEIEAWKSTMVGMLENTMEVIAFTLPYR; this is translated from the exons ATGTGGCCAAACATGATCATTCTCCTGCTGCTCAAGCTTGCTTCGAGCGTGACAG CAACAACAGCTGTAACTGAATCTTCATCAT ATTGTATATTCAATGGGAAGACCTACTTGACGGAAGAATTGCTCGTAGACAATTGCTTGAACTTAATATGTGTGGGAGACACCTGGTACCCGACAGGCTATGCAAGCAGCACGT GTTCAATGTGTTCGCTCAGAAACGACCCACATTTCACGGGATTCTCTGGCTTGACCTACGACTTCCACGGCATCTTAGAATACTACATCGctatgaatatagatacatacggAGTGACTGGCGACTTTTATCAGTGCAATGCCTTGGCTTCTTGTTTGGACATCATTACGTACAAAGACGGTGTAGATACAATGATCACATTTGACAAAGACGATGGGAATACG ATCCTCGTCAATGGTGACCCTTTCACTGTTACCAATGTTGTCCAAAATGTGGAATCCGCCGATGGTGTCGTTCACCCGGTCCTTGCGTGGAAACAGGGTCTCTGCATTCGCGTAGTAGGAACTCGGGGTATTGCG CTGAGCTTCTGCATACATGACATGTACGTGTGGGCTGAAAACGCCATCCTCGGAGACCTGGATGGCCTGTGCTTCGGCGGACGTGCATTCGGCGCTGCCAACCCCAAACGCAACTTCCAAAAGCTACCTGTCTCACAGCAGCAAATCAACGAGTGGGGCGAATCGCTACTAGTTTCG GGCAACATTATCGGACCATTGGAAACCACTACGGCCGTTTCTATTCCG GGCACTTGTGATGCTGAGACCGAACAAGATCTCCTTCTTCAGTGCCTAGACCTTTTCAGCGACATGTCTTTCAGCCAGATCTCTCTCAGTCACGACTTGTATCAGACAGCAGTAG GCTTCTGTGCGGTCGACCTATGCCTCATGACGCTGAGCAATGCCACCCAGACGGAGATCGAGGCCTGGAAAAGCACAATGGTCGGCATGCTGGAGAACACAATGGAAGTCATCGCCTTCACCCTGC CTTATAGGTGA